One genomic segment of Chloroflexi bacterium ADurb.Bin180 includes these proteins:
- the dxs_1 gene encoding 1-deoxy-D-xylulose-5-phosphate synthase — translation MSQSNYTCGHGPAVACREAFGQALVELGREVENLIVLDADLGTSTKASLFADAFPKRFIQVGIAEQNMMGIAAGLALTGWLPVTNTFACFASKRALDQVRASIVQPRLNVKIAGGYSGILAGKTGITHQSVEDLAIFRAMPQMTVLAPSDGVETRAAMRAAVAFRGPVYIRLTRDPFPTVMPPDYVFNIGSAVPMRSGKDVALITTGWMLIPALDAASLLANQGIEASILHLPTVKPLDADAVVEVARRTGAVVTVEDHSIIGGLGAAVAEVLSERAPTLMRRVGICDCYAESASNDDLLTKYGLTPSNIVATAAELLETRRHQA, via the coding sequence ATGAGCCAGAGCAACTACACTTGTGGTCACGGACCGGCTGTAGCCTGCCGTGAGGCGTTTGGTCAAGCGCTGGTCGAGCTCGGACGCGAGGTCGAGAACTTGATCGTGCTCGACGCAGACCTGGGAACCTCGACCAAGGCCTCACTGTTTGCTGATGCCTTTCCGAAGAGGTTCATTCAGGTGGGCATCGCGGAACAGAATATGATGGGCATCGCCGCCGGGCTGGCCCTGACGGGCTGGTTGCCCGTGACCAATACCTTTGCCTGTTTCGCCTCCAAGAGAGCTCTCGACCAGGTGCGCGCCTCCATTGTGCAGCCCCGGCTGAATGTCAAGATCGCCGGTGGCTATAGCGGCATTCTGGCCGGCAAAACGGGCATCACGCACCAATCAGTCGAGGACCTGGCCATCTTCCGCGCTATGCCCCAGATGACTGTGCTGGCTCCGTCCGACGGCGTTGAGACCAGGGCGGCGATGCGCGCTGCGGTCGCGTTCCGCGGTCCGGTCTACATCCGGCTGACCAGAGACCCGTTCCCCACCGTGATGCCGCCGGATTATGTCTTTAACATCGGCTCGGCCGTGCCTATGCGTTCGGGCAAAGACGTCGCGCTGATCACCACCGGTTGGATGCTCATTCCGGCACTGGACGCCGCCAGCCTGCTGGCCAACCAGGGCATTGAGGCATCCATCCTGCACCTGCCGACCGTCAAACCCCTTGACGCAGACGCAGTAGTCGAGGTGGCCCGGCGGACAGGCGCAGTGGTCACCGTGGAGGATCACTCCATCATCGGCGGGCTCGGTGCTGCCGTAGCCGAAGTCCTCTCGGAGCGAGCGCCGACTCTGATGCGCCGCGTGGGCATCTGCGACTGCTATGCCGAATCAGCGTCCAATGACGACCTGCTGACCAAGTACGGCCTGACTCCATCGAACATCGTCGCCACGGCAGCCGAGCTGCTGGAGACCCGAAGACACCAGGCATGA
- the kynB gene encoding Kynurenine formamidase — translation MATNEAPYVFGKRIVDLSLGVQDGTRGPPSTKAQVEITPARRGPGHWQASSFKGTLHTGSHVDSPRHVVAGAPLLAEIPLDRVIGEAVVFHLPNAPAHHGITVDELEACGVKVEHGSIVLIHSGWSDRMWGTPEFFTDSPWLTPEAAAWLVGFGPKAIGFDFSEEYIAGRSADFTSEDFVTHRAILGQGVIILEGLTHLGELPPTGAQFFAPFFKLAAEGAPARFFALVED, via the coding sequence ATGGCCACCAATGAAGCACCCTACGTTTTCGGCAAAAGGATTGTCGACCTGAGCCTCGGCGTTCAAGACGGCACCAGAGGGCCGCCCTCCACGAAGGCACAGGTAGAAATCACACCGGCCAGGCGCGGTCCGGGACACTGGCAGGCCAGCTCGTTCAAAGGCACGCTGCACACGGGCTCCCACGTCGACTCGCCGCGCCACGTCGTAGCCGGTGCGCCCCTCCTGGCCGAGATACCGCTCGACCGCGTTATCGGCGAGGCGGTGGTGTTCCACCTGCCAAACGCGCCCGCCCACCATGGCATCACAGTGGATGAGCTCGAGGCCTGCGGCGTCAAAGTCGAGCACGGCAGCATCGTGTTGATCCACAGCGGATGGTCCGACCGCATGTGGGGCACGCCCGAGTTCTTCACCGATTCCCCCTGGCTGACTCCGGAAGCGGCCGCCTGGCTCGTGGGATTCGGTCCCAAGGCTATCGGCTTTGACTTCTCCGAGGAGTACATCGCCGGTCGTTCCGCCGATTTCACCTCCGAGGACTTTGTCACCCACCGTGCGATCCTGGGCCAGGGGGTGATCATCCTGGAAGGCCTCACCCATCTCGGTGAGCTGCCGCCCACCGGCGCCCAGTTCTTTGCCCCGTTCTTCAAGCTTGCCGCCGAGGGCGCTCCGGCTCGGTTTTTCGCCCTCGTGGAGGACTAG
- the lldD gene encoding L-lactate dehydrogenase (cytochrome): MPEKELPQTWAEIRSISCEVFKQKKPTRADVWVDAGGGAETGTTMRYQRQVLDRIHLRMRAIHDIREVELATTFLNQSIKAPIAIAPMSTHISGFVDKPFAAMGRGAVAAGVLGSVGYPSSRDQHQDMLATGAPTCKIVKCLRDRDLLRKELLQAQQDGCFAVGVDIDSAAGLKPGGDERRYEDFSAFPSVRELTELRACTRLPFIVKGVMSVPDAVSAVQAGADLIVVSTHGGFALDYGEAPAEVMPEIVDAVGDKVEIWMDSGIRRGTDVLKALALGARGVLIGRLALWGLAVAGAEGVAHVIDLLAAELRRAMLLTGTRSVTSVSPDILVYS; encoded by the coding sequence ATGCCCGAGAAGGAATTGCCACAGACCTGGGCTGAGATTCGCAGTATCAGCTGTGAGGTCTTTAAGCAGAAAAAGCCTACTCGCGCTGATGTGTGGGTTGATGCGGGGGGAGGTGCCGAAACCGGCACAACCATGCGCTACCAGCGCCAGGTCCTGGACAGGATCCATCTCCGCATGCGCGCCATTCATGACATTCGCGAGGTTGAACTGGCCACCACCTTTCTCAACCAGTCGATCAAGGCGCCCATCGCGATCGCGCCCATGTCCACGCACATCTCTGGTTTTGTGGACAAGCCATTCGCCGCGATGGGCCGGGGTGCGGTTGCTGCCGGCGTCCTTGGTTCGGTGGGCTATCCCAGCTCCCGCGACCAACACCAGGATATGCTGGCCACTGGCGCACCGACTTGCAAGATTGTCAAGTGCCTGCGGGACCGAGACTTGCTGCGTAAGGAACTGCTGCAGGCGCAGCAAGACGGTTGCTTCGCCGTGGGAGTGGACATTGACTCTGCCGCCGGCCTCAAACCGGGCGGCGACGAGCGACGCTACGAGGACTTTTCCGCCTTCCCCAGCGTGCGCGAGCTCACCGAGCTCCGTGCCTGCACCAGACTGCCCTTTATCGTCAAAGGCGTGATGTCTGTCCCGGATGCCGTCTCTGCAGTCCAGGCTGGCGCCGATTTGATTGTTGTCTCGACCCACGGCGGGTTTGCGCTGGACTATGGCGAGGCCCCCGCCGAGGTAATGCCTGAGATCGTCGATGCGGTCGGCGACAAGGTTGAAATCTGGATGGACAGCGGTATTCGCCGCGGCACGGACGTGCTCAAGGCATTAGCACTGGGTGCCCGCGGCGTCCTCATCGGTCGCCTGGCCCTGTGGGGTCTGGCTGTGGCCGGTGCAGAGGGCGTCGCTCACGTGATCGACCTGCTGGCCGCTGAGCTTCGGCGCGCCATGCTGCTGACGGGGACCCGGTCCGTTACCAGCGTGTCCCCCGACATTCTCGTCTATTCCTAG
- the yycG gene encoding Sensor histidine kinase YycG: protein MEDYLLRQRDYLLSISRAMTARLDLPPLLQLIIRKAVEMLGGQAGLIALRGRDNEFHIRASHGLPANSSQLHLLLAPLLTDLPLSGSRWPSSDLYSRLPLVAARLGVNLRQVVGLPLLLEEQLIGVIYVFRTRDAAFSNDDRLVLSSFADQAAIAVRNATLYQRLAEEKERLNAIIEHSADGVLILSADCRIETINRKLSEMTGWTPEAAAGQPCHKVIALHNAQGANICKEGCPLQSLSREEPLLAEGDIVRADGHRTSVSITYSPLYDQEGQLAHIVGSVHDVSRFREAQEMKEMFISVISHELKTPVALIKGYANTLRREDARWDADTVRESLTIIEEESDRLDRLINDLLQASRIQAGTLKLELGDVSLPRLAAKTVERFRVQAARHEIGLDFPADFPPLLADEERLQQVLSNLLSNAIKYSPEGGPVTVGGRVRGDVAQVWVTDQGIGISPEEQQHLFQPFYRVDSRLGRRTQGVGLGLYLCRAIIEAHGGRIWVESSPRSGSTFRFTLPIR, encoded by the coding sequence ATGGAAGACTATCTGCTTCGACAGCGCGACTATCTGCTGAGCATCAGCCGCGCTATGACGGCGCGCCTCGACCTGCCGCCGCTCCTGCAGCTCATCATCCGCAAAGCAGTGGAGATGCTCGGCGGACAGGCAGGGCTGATCGCCCTGCGCGGACGGGACAACGAGTTCCATATTCGCGCCTCACACGGCCTGCCCGCCAACTCGTCACAACTGCACCTGCTGTTGGCCCCATTGCTCACTGACCTGCCTCTCAGTGGTTCGCGCTGGCCGTCGTCTGACCTCTACAGCCGTCTGCCCCTGGTGGCCGCCAGGCTGGGCGTCAATCTCCGTCAGGTAGTTGGACTGCCGCTCTTGCTGGAAGAACAACTGATCGGTGTCATCTATGTCTTTCGCACCAGAGATGCCGCCTTCTCCAATGACGACCGCCTGGTGCTATCGAGTTTCGCCGACCAGGCAGCCATCGCCGTGCGCAATGCCACGCTCTACCAGCGGCTGGCGGAAGAGAAAGAGCGCCTCAATGCCATCATTGAACACAGCGCTGACGGCGTGCTCATTCTCAGCGCCGACTGCCGCATAGAGACGATCAACCGCAAGCTCTCCGAGATGACCGGCTGGACTCCCGAGGCCGCAGCAGGGCAGCCCTGTCACAAGGTGATTGCCCTGCACAATGCGCAGGGCGCCAATATCTGCAAGGAGGGGTGTCCCCTGCAGTCGCTGAGTCGTGAGGAACCGCTGCTTGCCGAAGGCGATATCGTGCGCGCTGATGGCCACAGGACCAGTGTGTCTATTACCTATTCTCCGCTCTACGACCAAGAGGGGCAGCTGGCGCACATTGTCGGCAGCGTGCACGATGTTTCGCGCTTCCGGGAAGCTCAGGAAATGAAAGAGATGTTCATCTCGGTCATCTCGCACGAGCTCAAGACCCCTGTCGCGCTGATCAAGGGCTATGCCAACACGCTGCGCCGTGAGGATGCCAGATGGGACGCCGATACCGTCCGCGAAAGTCTGACCATTATCGAGGAGGAGAGCGACCGCCTTGACCGGCTGATCAACGACCTGCTTCAGGCTTCGCGCATTCAGGCCGGTACCCTCAAGCTGGAGCTGGGTGACGTTTCTCTCCCCAGGCTGGCCGCCAAGACGGTCGAGCGCTTTCGAGTGCAGGCTGCCAGGCACGAGATCGGGCTCGATTTCCCGGCCGATTTCCCGCCGCTGCTGGCCGATGAGGAGCGCCTGCAACAGGTCCTGTCGAACCTGCTGAGCAACGCCATCAAGTACTCGCCCGAGGGCGGCCCGGTCACAGTGGGCGGCAGGGTGAGGGGCGACGTGGCGCAGGTCTGGGTCACCGACCAGGGCATCGGCATCTCCCCCGAGGAGCAGCAGCATCTATTCCAGCCCTTCTACCGCGTCGATTCGAGATTGGGACGCAGGACGCAGGGCGTAGGCCTTGGCCTCTACCTGTGTCGGGCCATCATCGAGGCCCATGGCGGGCGAATCTGGGTGGAGAGCAGCCCTCGCTCCGGATCGACCTTTCGTTTTACCCTGCCGATTCGCTAG
- the eamA_1 gene encoding putative amino-acid metabolite efflux pump, which yields MREQTKVVNPRSRKGLLIQQDSTTSIPHQVVLWATAASMLWGASYVAAKYSVGYIPPFTAASFRFAVVALCSLPLLWLTGKVQHIERDDWPDLITVGLFQTSFYFALQYAGIKLTTASNTSVIVNVRPVFAAVLSAFVLHETLSGRKLAGVLTAFVGVIILSTGGTLRSFSLQSSHFLGDLLILFNAISGAIGLVVNKRVLARFRPFPAMVYTQTIGAIGLVPFAALEISRLGAFPRAPALPWIMLAFQGLFSTILAHILWNRALASLEASRASVFIYIAPLTTSVLSWLLLHEPLGLPFLIGALLVLIGAYLTTSAANGNQIAKRSEP from the coding sequence GTGAGGGAACAGACCAAAGTCGTGAATCCCCGATCCCGCAAGGGCCTTTTGATTCAGCAAGACTCAACTACATCGATACCCCACCAGGTTGTGCTGTGGGCCACTGCCGCCTCGATGCTGTGGGGCGCATCGTACGTCGCCGCCAAGTACTCAGTGGGCTACATTCCGCCGTTTACGGCGGCCTCCTTTCGTTTCGCTGTAGTCGCCCTCTGCTCGCTACCACTGCTGTGGTTGACGGGCAAGGTCCAGCACATCGAGCGAGATGACTGGCCGGATCTGATCACAGTGGGCTTGTTTCAGACCTCTTTCTACTTTGCCCTGCAATACGCCGGAATCAAGCTGACCACCGCCTCCAACACCTCGGTCATTGTCAACGTGCGGCCCGTCTTTGCCGCTGTTCTGTCGGCATTCGTCCTTCACGAAACGCTGTCTGGCCGCAAACTGGCCGGCGTACTGACCGCGTTTGTCGGGGTAATCATCCTCTCGACCGGTGGCACGCTCAGGTCCTTTTCTCTGCAGTCAAGCCACTTTCTGGGCGACTTGCTCATTCTGTTCAATGCCATCAGCGGAGCCATCGGATTGGTCGTGAACAAGAGAGTGTTGGCCAGGTTCAGGCCATTCCCGGCGATGGTCTACACCCAGACCATCGGCGCCATCGGCCTTGTGCCTTTCGCTGCTCTGGAGATCTCCCGTCTCGGGGCCTTTCCTCGGGCTCCGGCGCTGCCCTGGATTATGCTGGCCTTTCAAGGCCTGTTCTCGACCATTCTCGCCCACATCCTGTGGAACCGCGCCCTGGCCAGCCTGGAAGCGTCACGTGCGTCGGTCTTTATCTACATCGCGCCACTCACCACCAGTGTTCTGTCCTGGCTGCTTTTGCACGAGCCGCTCGGCCTGCCTTTTCTGATCGGAGCTCTGCTGGTCCTCATTGGAGCCTACCTGACAACATCCGCTGCTAACGGGAATCAAATTGCGAAAAGGAGTGAACCCTGA
- the rbsC_1 gene encoding Ribose transport system permease protein RbsC produces MEKTMPARIEARPLLADFVTRFSRLFMLALLCVFMAFVAPEFFRAANLLNVLRSASLLAILAIGQTIIVLTGGIDLSMGTVATLAAIMTAWLLDRAHVPVPLAMAAGLAVGAFSGSANGLMRAYIGLPTFVATYGTQWMAIGFAVVMLGGYNIYGFERSFRFFGIGRVAGIPVPIFLLVIVWLLTWFILNRTTFGRRLYATGANREAARLSGIDTRRVLMQAHILSGLYAGFSGILMASLLNSGEAGMSDQQLLPAIAAVVVGGASLRGGQGGIFGTVIGALIMTLIGNAMNLMGLSSNWQSVVQGLVILGAVLLDQWSRRLIGQE; encoded by the coding sequence ATGGAAAAGACAATGCCAGCCCGAATCGAGGCGCGGCCGCTCTTGGCCGATTTCGTCACCCGCTTCTCTCGGCTGTTCATGCTGGCACTGCTGTGCGTGTTCATGGCCTTTGTCGCACCCGAGTTCTTCCGTGCGGCCAACCTGCTCAATGTACTTCGCTCCGCCAGCCTGCTGGCCATCCTCGCCATCGGCCAGACGATCATTGTGCTCACCGGCGGCATCGATCTGTCCATGGGCACGGTGGCCACGCTGGCCGCCATTATGACCGCCTGGCTGTTGGACCGAGCCCACGTACCTGTTCCTCTGGCCATGGCGGCCGGACTGGCGGTGGGTGCATTCTCGGGCAGTGCCAATGGGCTGATGCGCGCCTACATTGGCCTGCCTACCTTTGTCGCCACCTATGGCACCCAGTGGATGGCCATCGGGTTTGCCGTGGTCATGCTGGGCGGCTACAACATCTATGGTTTCGAGCGCAGCTTTCGTTTCTTTGGCATCGGGCGCGTGGCGGGGATCCCTGTGCCCATCTTTCTCCTGGTGATCGTGTGGCTTCTAACCTGGTTCATCCTGAACCGGACCACTTTCGGGCGGCGCCTCTATGCCACCGGCGCGAACCGCGAGGCTGCCCGTCTGTCCGGTATTGACACACGGCGCGTGCTGATGCAGGCCCATATCCTCAGCGGACTCTACGCGGGCTTTTCTGGCATTCTGATGGCGTCGCTGCTCAACTCTGGGGAAGCAGGCATGTCGGACCAGCAGCTCCTGCCAGCCATCGCCGCCGTCGTCGTTGGCGGCGCTTCGCTCCGGGGTGGTCAGGGTGGTATCTTTGGCACGGTCATCGGAGCACTCATCATGACCCTCATCGGTAATGCCATGAACTTGATGGGCCTGTCTTCAAACTGGCAGAGCGTTGTCCAGGGCCTTGTCATTCTGGGTGCCGTACTCCTCGACCAGTGGAGCCGGCGTTTGATCGGCCAAGAATAG
- a CDS encoding Cupin domain protein, with translation MPVRVASLDDIPVQHLPGRDLQWLVTPETLGVEKIGIAIMNCPAHSTVRPLHGHKDTEEVLLILAGEGEAWVDGETAPFKKGDAVLLPANSRHMVRNTGDEPLITASIFSPPTTPASYILHESGGW, from the coding sequence ATGCCTGTTCGCGTTGCTTCATTGGACGATATCCCCGTGCAGCATCTGCCCGGTCGCGACCTGCAATGGCTGGTGACGCCGGAAACCCTCGGCGTTGAAAAGATCGGCATCGCCATTATGAACTGCCCCGCCCATTCGACCGTGCGCCCCTTGCACGGCCACAAAGACACCGAGGAAGTGCTGCTCATTCTGGCCGGCGAGGGAGAGGCCTGGGTCGACGGCGAGACGGCCCCGTTCAAGAAGGGCGATGCGGTGCTCCTGCCGGCTAACTCGCGGCACATGGTGCGCAATACAGGCGACGAGCCTCTGATTACGGCTTCGATCTTCTCACCGCCGACCACACCTGCTTCCTACATTCTGCACGAGTCCGGTGGGTGGTGA
- the tktB_1 gene encoding Transketolase 2, whose amino-acid sequence MPPEATPAAELAALRYEATAIRRLILKTLNKSQAGHPGGSLSAVEILTALYFRVMRIDPDQPNWPERDRLVLSKGHAAPVYYATLARRGYFPEAELSTHDTLNSRLQGHPDMRKTPGVDMSSGSLGQGLSVAIGIALGAKMARHNYRVFCLLGDGECQEGQVWEAAMSAPAFGLDNLTAIVDWNRLQLMAKIADVMPTLSFAGLWREMGWEVVEVDGHDLEALICAFEAPRTPGKPRVVLAHTVKGKGVSFMQDRVEWHAKPISKEELERALGELASGGAQ is encoded by the coding sequence ATGCCACCCGAAGCTACGCCAGCGGCCGAACTCGCCGCGCTGAGATATGAGGCCACCGCCATACGCCGGCTGATACTCAAGACCCTCAATAAGAGCCAGGCCGGGCACCCTGGCGGGTCCCTCTCGGCAGTTGAGATCCTGACCGCGCTGTACTTCAGGGTCATGCGCATCGATCCGGACCAGCCCAATTGGCCAGAACGTGACCGTCTGGTGCTGTCCAAGGGCCATGCCGCTCCAGTGTACTATGCGACGCTGGCCCGGCGCGGCTACTTCCCCGAGGCAGAGCTGTCAACGCATGACACCCTGAACTCACGCCTGCAGGGCCACCCGGACATGCGCAAGACCCCCGGCGTCGATATGTCCTCGGGGTCTCTCGGGCAGGGGCTGAGTGTCGCCATCGGCATTGCCCTGGGCGCCAAAATGGCCAGGCACAACTACCGCGTCTTTTGTCTCCTGGGAGATGGCGAATGCCAGGAGGGCCAGGTCTGGGAGGCAGCTATGTCGGCCCCGGCCTTTGGCCTGGACAACCTCACAGCCATTGTCGACTGGAACCGCCTCCAGTTGATGGCCAAGATTGCCGACGTAATGCCCACTCTGTCTTTCGCTGGTCTGTGGCGTGAGATGGGCTGGGAAGTGGTCGAGGTGGACGGTCATGACCTCGAGGCGCTCATCTGCGCGTTCGAAGCGCCGCGCACCCCGGGCAAACCACGCGTCGTACTGGCACACACCGTCAAGGGCAAGGGCGTTTCGTTCATGCAAGACCGCGTCGAATGGCACGCCAAACCGATATCCAAGGAAGAGCTGGAAAGGGCTCTCGGCGAGCTCGCGTCAGGGGGTGCACAATGA
- the uxuB gene encoding putative oxidoreductase UxuB translates to MDTGYLNKLYGLEGQVAVVTGGGGILCGTMARAFGRLGARVVVLDVNLEAAQAVAGQIRADGNEALAVQANVLEPESLEQALGQIMGRYGRVDILVNGAGGNKKEATTAPDLSFFDLPQDAFQWVFNLNLLGTLLCTQVFGRQMVAQDSGTILNIASLSGFRPLTNVGAYSAAKAAVISLTQWMAVHLSLHYSKRIRVNALAPGFFLTEQNRFLLTDGSSGTLTKRGQTVLAHTPQARFGEADDLIGAAVWLVSPSAAFVHGTVVTVDGGFMAYGGV, encoded by the coding sequence ATGGACACAGGTTATCTGAACAAGCTATATGGCCTGGAGGGTCAGGTTGCCGTCGTGACCGGCGGCGGTGGCATCCTCTGCGGCACCATGGCGCGCGCCTTTGGGCGTCTCGGTGCCAGGGTTGTCGTTCTCGACGTGAACCTGGAGGCTGCCCAGGCCGTGGCCGGACAGATCCGGGCTGACGGCAACGAGGCATTAGCCGTGCAGGCGAACGTGCTTGAGCCAGAGAGCCTGGAGCAGGCGCTCGGACAGATTATGGGCCGCTACGGCCGTGTGGATATCCTGGTCAACGGTGCCGGCGGCAACAAGAAAGAGGCCACCACTGCTCCGGATCTCTCCTTCTTCGACCTGCCCCAAGATGCGTTTCAGTGGGTGTTCAACCTGAACTTGCTCGGCACTCTCCTCTGCACCCAGGTCTTTGGCCGCCAGATGGTGGCTCAGGACTCGGGAACCATTCTCAACATCGCCTCCCTGAGTGGCTTTCGCCCTTTGACCAATGTGGGCGCTTACTCGGCCGCCAAAGCCGCTGTCATCAGCCTCACTCAGTGGATGGCCGTTCATCTGTCGCTCCATTACTCGAAACGGATCCGCGTGAACGCCCTGGCGCCGGGCTTTTTCTTGACCGAGCAGAATCGATTTCTGTTGACCGATGGGTCCAGCGGAACCCTGACCAAGCGCGGGCAGACGGTCCTCGCTCACACGCCACAGGCGCGCTTTGGCGAAGCGGATGACCTGATTGGCGCCGCCGTGTGGCTGGTGTCTCCCAGTGCGGCCTTTGTCCATGGCACCGTCGTGACCGTCGACGGAGGCTTCATGGCCTACGGCGGCGTCTAG
- the rbsB gene encoding D-ribose-binding periplasmic protein precursor, with the protein MSRFTKSVLLLLSVLMALGALASCSPAATPTPVTIIKEVEKEKVVVVTATPLPVVDLTPVYDFDPTVKPAKKYKIAVVLKNFTNPFWLTHQRWALKAGEDFGVEVTVLAPSNPDNVEEQIRIVEDLITKGVDGVVIAPANTTAIATAIQKLNAAKIPVIYDNTRGSGGDYVCYIGADNILVGKTVAEGAVQAIGEKGRILILEGFPGQQTADDRRKGMNDYLTKYPNIEVASQTAHWRRLEGMQVTENTLQRWPDLNAVIGASGEMVLGAVEAVKSANIPNDKIVLGGVDVYPDIVKALKAGDIDFTISQAPQKQAYWSVAAMIKFLNGEKVPKEIRTPTAIVTAANADEYVEQ; encoded by the coding sequence ATGTCACGCTTCACCAAGTCAGTGTTGTTGCTCCTGAGTGTGTTGATGGCCCTGGGCGCCCTGGCATCCTGCTCGCCCGCCGCCACTCCCACTCCCGTGACCATCATCAAGGAAGTTGAGAAAGAGAAGGTCGTCGTTGTAACCGCCACGCCTCTTCCGGTTGTCGACCTGACCCCCGTGTATGACTTTGACCCGACGGTCAAGCCAGCCAAGAAGTACAAGATCGCCGTCGTCCTCAAGAACTTTACCAATCCTTTCTGGCTGACCCACCAGCGGTGGGCGCTCAAGGCCGGTGAGGACTTTGGCGTCGAAGTAACCGTGCTTGCCCCGAGCAACCCCGACAACGTAGAAGAGCAGATCCGTATCGTCGAAGACCTCATCACCAAGGGCGTCGACGGCGTGGTCATCGCCCCCGCCAACACCACCGCCATCGCCACCGCTATCCAAAAGCTGAACGCGGCCAAGATTCCCGTGATCTATGACAACACCCGCGGCAGCGGCGGCGACTATGTCTGCTACATCGGAGCGGACAACATTCTGGTCGGCAAGACCGTGGCCGAAGGTGCCGTGCAGGCCATCGGCGAAAAGGGCCGCATTCTGATCCTGGAGGGTTTTCCTGGCCAGCAGACGGCTGACGACCGCCGCAAGGGCATGAATGACTATCTCACCAAGTACCCGAACATCGAGGTCGCTTCCCAGACCGCTCACTGGCGCCGCCTCGAAGGCATGCAGGTCACTGAGAACACGCTGCAGCGCTGGCCCGACCTGAACGCCGTCATCGGCGCATCAGGCGAAATGGTGCTCGGTGCCGTTGAGGCAGTCAAGTCCGCCAACATCCCGAACGACAAGATCGTGCTGGGTGGCGTCGATGTTTATCCCGACATCGTCAAGGCCCTCAAGGCTGGCGACATCGACTTTACCATCTCTCAGGCCCCGCAGAAGCAGGCCTACTGGTCCGTCGCCGCGATGATCAAGTTCTTGAACGGCGAGAAGGTGCCGAAGGAAATCCGCACCCCCACCGCCATCGTGACCGCGGCCAACGCCGACGAGTACGTAGAGCAGTAG
- the pepQ gene encoding Xaa-Pro dipeptidase codes for MFRGRDEFRIKRMKDQMRAKGIDYLILRIAENVLYTTGYWPIFGASMAVVPLEGEATIFYVEGEQEFVADSWVQDARPYKFFDLEQLANPTRDFSKMLKGLWKEKGYNAKGTIGYEASFELVAANNVSAESRVPTQCSFDMLFTTFPEAKFVDASDAIRKARIVKSPLEVELIQTACDIGAFGYAAGRELMIPGVSEAEVSGAVEGRMYGKGVGYNGVRRARGYCFAMSGPNSAISWRPFCIASARKLERGDVVLLELDGFADGYFFDLTRTMSVGEPTPRAQEIWGIVNEAVDAALKIVKPGTPASELNRVAQQVIVDRGHGAHFVHHVGHGVGLQFHEPPTLHPQSKELLEEGMTFAVEPAIYIQGWGGVRIEENVVVTKDGYRSLCAYTRSL; via the coding sequence ATGTTTCGAGGTCGAGACGAATTCCGCATCAAGAGAATGAAGGATCAGATGCGCGCCAAGGGGATCGATTACCTCATCCTGCGCATTGCCGAGAACGTGCTCTATACCACCGGGTACTGGCCGATCTTTGGCGCCTCTATGGCCGTGGTGCCTCTGGAGGGTGAAGCAACCATCTTTTACGTGGAAGGCGAGCAGGAGTTTGTCGCCGATAGCTGGGTCCAGGATGCCCGCCCCTACAAGTTCTTTGACCTGGAGCAGCTCGCCAATCCGACGCGCGACTTTTCCAAGATGTTGAAGGGCCTGTGGAAGGAAAAGGGCTACAACGCCAAAGGCACCATCGGCTATGAAGCCAGCTTTGAGCTCGTGGCGGCCAACAATGTCTCGGCGGAATCCCGTGTCCCGACCCAGTGCAGCTTTGACATGCTGTTCACCACTTTCCCTGAGGCCAAGTTCGTCGACGCCTCCGATGCCATCCGCAAGGCACGCATCGTCAAGTCGCCACTGGAAGTCGAGCTCATCCAGACAGCCTGCGATATCGGTGCGTTTGGCTATGCGGCCGGACGTGAGCTGATGATCCCCGGTGTGAGCGAGGCCGAGGTCTCTGGAGCAGTCGAGGGCCGGATGTACGGCAAAGGTGTTGGCTACAACGGCGTCCGACGAGCCCGCGGATACTGCTTTGCCATGTCCGGACCCAATTCGGCCATCTCCTGGCGACCTTTCTGCATTGCCAGCGCGCGCAAGCTGGAGCGCGGTGATGTCGTGCTGCTAGAGCTGGACGGTTTCGCCGATGGTTACTTCTTTGACCTGACGCGCACCATGTCCGTCGGCGAGCCCACCCCGCGCGCCCAGGAGATCTGGGGGATCGTCAACGAGGCAGTCGATGCCGCGCTCAAGATCGTCAAGCCGGGCACCCCGGCCAGCGAGCTCAACCGGGTGGCCCAGCAGGTGATCGTCGACCGCGGGCACGGCGCGCACTTTGTGCACCACGTCGGCCACGGCGTTGGCCTGCAGTTCCACGAGCCGCCCACTCTGCATCCGCAGAGCAAGGAACTCCTGGAGGAGGGCATGACCTTTGCCGTTGAGCCAGCCATCTACATTCAGGGCTGGGGCGGCGTGCGCATTGAGGAGAACGTGGTCGTGACCAAGGACGGCTACCGCAGCCTCTGCGCCTACACCCGCAGCCTGTAA